A segment of the Malassezia restricta chromosome V, complete sequence genome:
ACAGGATATCATCAACCCATGACAGACGCAGAATGTGACATTTCGCAGACCCGTCCGCGAATGCTTGTCCCGGTCACTGCCGCTTTGTTGGGAATGTGTGTACTTGCACCATTTAATGCGCTAGTTTCCTCGATCGAATACTTCCACGATGCGTTCCGACTGACGCCGCTTGAGAGCGTGTTTAGTAGTGGTATCATGACCGTGTTTAATGCCACGGCTGTCGTGTGTGCTGTGACAGCTCTATTCCCGCAAGGCACGAAGCGATTCATGGTGATGAAGCGTATCCAGATCATGCTCGTTGCTTCCATGGCGCTGTCAAGTGTGGTCATTGTATCCATATGGATTCGCGGTAACGACGCACCAAGAAACCCGACCTTGTATTATATCATTCTTTTGGTCATGTCAATTGCTCTCGCTCTGGTTCAAACATACTTGCAAAATGCTACCATGGCATTTTGTACCAGCCTGGATATTCACGGGTACGTCACAGGGTACATGCTGCTGGGTCAGGCTTTGAATGGCGTCTTCGGCAGCGTATTGAATCTGGCTAGCTCCATGTCAGCGTCCAAGATATCACATGAGGCAGTTGCTCAAAACAAGAGGTCAGCTCTCACAGTATATGTGTCAACGGCCCTATTGCAGTTGGTGACTTGGTGGGCCTTtcggcgcatgctgcgtgcgcccTTGATTaagcagcgcatggaaGGATGGACACAAGTCGAACATGACAGACAGGGACCTGACAtgtcatggacgaggatCAAGCGCGTGCAAGCGAGCTTGGTTCCATGGAGTGCTAGCATTTTTGTTTTATTCGCCGTGACACTATGCGTATACCCAGGCATCACGTCGCGGGTGCGTACCACTACTCAAAGCGCATGGCTCCAGAATGAGGGCGTATTTGTGGCACTGCACATCGTCTGCATGAACATCGGTGACCTTATGGGACGACGACTACCGATTATCTTCCCCGCCACGAATGTACGTCGTGTGTCTGTCGCTATCGCATGTACAGCTGCGCGGATTCTGTTCCTGCCATTCTTTCTTATGTGCCATCTGGGCAAGCATGTCTCCAGCCCCATACCTGACAGCTTGTTCTTCCTATGCGTATGGGGCATAGGTCTGACGTCGGGCTGGCTGTCTACCTCTCTTCTTATATGTGGGCCACAAAGCGTGAATACAGCACACCCACACGGCGAGAGAAACATTCTTCTGCAACAAGAGGATTCATATGAGATACCCGCAACGgagcgcacggcggcgcaggacgcgACGGTCGCCTCCATGCTGCTCTCGTTCTGGATCGTAAGTGGTCTGACGGCAGGAGGCGCACTCAGCCTCTTAGTCAATATATTGCTCGGATGAAGCGCTCAAATCATTGACATTGCGTATATCTACTGACGCTGCCACTTATTCGTCATCATAGCCGCTCACAGGCTGGCGTGGCCTGTCAGGCACTGTTGCATGTTAGACAAACGCAATAAAATAGAGACGTACATGGATACGTGACAGGAATGCGCTCTGCAGGCTTCCATCCGAGCTTAGCGCGGTATTGTGGGACAGTAACGACAGCGATGGGGCCTGTAGATGCGTTAGTGCCCTTGTTCTCCGGCACGTACCAATGGCACCGACAATCAAGGAGAAAAACACGACGGGGCGCTCATGTGCGGCCCAACGCTATAGCATGTTAGGATTCGTATAACTCCAAAGCACATACCATGTATTTGAACGTGTTCACAGCTGGCCGAGCCACGCTAGAAAAGACGCCCATGGTTTGATGCACAAACGGAGCGAGTCCCAATGAACAGCTCCAAAGCAGGGCGCCCGTTGACCACAGCGCCTCTGCCTGACACCACGTGGTTGTCACGTGAGGATTGGTGCATGCCACAATGGCTTGCATGCCAGCTTAAGCGTAGGGTGTCGGTACGTTGAACATCTACTCAATATTTGGACATCTTGTTTTCTAGTGACACACGACTGTTGCCCTGTTTCCATTCCGCACGGCGTTTCCCTAGCCCTTTGAAGCATTCATTTGGCTCTTGATTGAGCAGGGCTACGCAAGTATCAGTAGCGTAGAAAGGCTCGTTGACGGGATATACGTATTCGCCATTTTGGCGTGCATTCGCATACCATGGGGTCGCCCTACTATGATCATTTTGACGCAAGCTTAAACTCGTTTGTGGACTATTCAGAAGCGGCACCAGAGATTGGCGCATTCACGTTCGAAGATGGGCCTTTTAGCTCTCTGTCCGGTGCTGGCATCGGCAACACAGATGAATCCAGCCTGGCGCTGCAACGTACGAAATCAGAGGTTCTTCCGTCCAATGTCGAGGCTATGCCGAAGTCGCATGACATTTTGGGTGCTTTCTCTGGCCGCTTGCGCATGCAATGGCCTGCTGATGATATGCCATTAGGTATAGAGAGCAGTTCTTCCACGGGCAGCACGAGTTCCATTGTGAGTCAGTCCAAACAGACCAGCAGCGACGTCCCCCCTCTTGGGCCGCGTCGAAAGGGCGAGCAGCATATGCACAACACGACAGATTCAGAAAGTGAGATTGGTGAAGCGGATCACCCTGCTTTTGCTCCTTCAGCGCCACTGCAGGTCGATTCGACATCGCCACCGGTGACACCGCAGGCCGTGAGTCGTTCACTGCCTCAAGTCATGAAAATGCCAATGGCAGTCCCTCTCCAGGTTTCTCCATCGCAAGAATCTCTTCAACGCATGCGCCACTTACAGCTTACTTCCAATGTAGGCCCAGTGCTGCCAAAGACAAGAATGCAGGATAACCTCATGATGCTGATGCCTGAGTCATGGGCCATGTCCGCGCAGCCATTACAGCAACACATGGAGCCTCATATGCTGCATCATATGGCTGTAAAAAATAATGTCATGCTGGGCTCGTCGCCATCTTCGCAACAGACTGAGCCATCTCTGTGCATCAACCCCGCATCCACACAAGCACGCACACGACCCTCTAGTGTGGATGGCGCTCATATGCTTTGGGCACCCATTTCTCTGGGAAGTTCTCAGGAAGATCCATCACAGCAGCAAGGAGCCTTGCCGCTCTCCCAATCCCCATCCGCCATGCCAGCACAGGTTCATGCGCCCGTTCGGGCAATGCATCGGCCGCCCATGGCCTCACCGTCGGGAGTACGGCGAACGACGCATCAGCGACTCCCACGCAAGGCACAAAGCACCCCGCATATTCGCACGATGGACGGCGATCCAAGCCGTGCGTCAACAGCTTTATCCTCGCCCAACAAGACTCGCTCTTCGGCCAAGTCGGTTCGGCGGTTGCAAAGTCAGATGCGTCtcagcacgacgcccgGCCAGGGTGACCAGACCAAGACCCCGACAGGGCGTCTTCGCATGCGTGGATCGATG
Coding sequences within it:
- a CDS encoding solute carrier family 29 (equilibrative nucleoside transporter), member 1/2/3; translated protein: MTDAECDISQTRPRMLVPVTAALLGMCVLAPFNALVSSIEYFHDAFRLTPLESVFSSGIMTVFNATAVVCAVTALFPQGTKRFMVMKRIQIMLVASMALSSVVIVSIWIRGNDAPRNPTLYYIILLVMSIALALVQTYLQNATMAFCTSLDIHGYVTGYMLLGQALNGVFGSVLNLASSMSASKISHEAVAQNKRSALTVYVSTALLQLVTWWAFRRMLRAPLIKQRMEGWTQVEHDRQGPDMSWTRIKRVQASLVPWSASIFVLFAVTLCVYPGITSRVRTTTQSAWLQNEGVFVALHIVCMNIGDLMGRRLPIIFPATNVRRVSVAIACTAARILFLPFFLMCHLGKHVSSPIPDSLFFLCVWGIGLTSGWLSTSLLICGPQSVNTAHPHGERNILLQQEDSYEIPATERTAAQDATVASMLLSFWIVSGLTAGGALSLLVNILLG
- a CDS encoding NADH-ubiquinone oxidoreductase 9.5 kDa subunit — translated: MGVFSSVARPAVNTFKYMRWAAHERPVVFFSLIVGAIGPIAVVTVPQYRAKLGWKPAERIPVTYPLPDRPRQPVSGYDDE